A section of the Cololabis saira isolate AMF1-May2022 chromosome 16, fColSai1.1, whole genome shotgun sequence genome encodes:
- the zfp36l1a gene encoding mRNA decay activator protein ZFP36L1a has product MSTAVVSPFFDFEVLNKNNKLLSYNSNLGGPHTMSVPCTGTNLSISNPAGALLDRKAVGSPSVGGVYQRRHSVSSTKYSQNQFLNSLKAVEHSSLISGVGNASSNKENRLRDRSFSETGDRLVSKCLGPASPTCGSSQVNSSRYKTELCRPFEENGSCKYGDKCQFAHGIHELRNLSRHPKYKTELCRTFHTIGFCPYGPRCHFIHNAEERRGPPQQSSPLNSSNKMERPRLQHSYSFAGFSTSAGLRDSPTSVTPPPMFFPDEMPDWPSSNPFTYSSQELANLFVPSLSAGPIGTEPSTPAPPSPTSTPLYFRPMLESPQMFESPSSPPDSLSDQEGYQSSSGGSLSGSESPTLDTTRRLPIFSRLSISDD; this is encoded by the coding sequence AACAACAAACTGCTCAGCTATAACAGTAACCTGGGCGGCCCTCACACCATGTCGGTCCCTTGCACTGGCACCAACTTGTCCATCTCCAATCCCGCCGGAGCCCTGCTGGACAGGAAGGCGGTGGGATCTCCCTCGGTCGGAGGCGTGTACCAGCGGCGGCACTCTGTCAGCAGCACAAAGTACAGCCAGAACCAGTTCCTGAACAGCCTGAAGGCGGTGGAGCACTCCTCGCTTATCTCAGGGGTTGGCAACGCCAGCAGCAACAAGGAAAACCGCCTGCGAGATCGCTCCTTCTCCGAGACGGGCGACAGGCTGGTCAGCAAGTGCCTGGGCCCCGCCAGTCCCACCTGTGGCAGCAGCCAAGTGAACTCCAGCCGCTACAAGACGGAGCTTTGCAGGCCCTTCGAGGAGAACGGTTCCTGCAAATATGGCGACAAATGCCAGTTTGCCCATGGAATCCACGAACTGCGCAACCTGAGCCGCCATCCCAAATACAAAACTGAGCTGTGCCGCACCTTCCACACCATCGGGTTCTGCCCATATGGGCCTCGCTGCCATTTCATCCACAACGCCGAGGAGCGCCGCGGACCCCCCCAGCAGAGCTCTCCTCTAAACTCTTCCAACAAGATGGAGAGGCCCCGGCTGCAGCACAGCTACAGTTTTGCCGGTTTCTCCACTTCGGCTGGGCTGAGAGACAGCCCCACCTCGGTCACCCCGCCACCCATGTTCTTCCCAGATGAGATGCCAGACTGGCCCAGCAGCAACCCCTTCACCTACTCCAGCCAGGAGCTGGCCAACCTGTTTGTGCCCAGCCTCAGCGCCGGCCCCATCGGCACCGAGCCCAGCACCCCTGCGCCTCCCTCTCCGACAAGCACGCCCTTATACTTCAGACCCATGTTGGAGTCCCCTCAGATGTTCGAGTCTCCATCCAGCCCGCCAGACTCGCTCTCAGACCAAGAAGGTTACCAGAGCAGCTCTGGTGGCAGCCTGAGCGGCTCAGAGTCCCCGACGCTGGACACCACCCGGCGTCTCCCCATCTTCAGCCGCCTCTCGATCTCTGACGACTAG